A region of the Chloroflexota bacterium genome:
CCACCCAGCATGTGCAGAGCCTTCAAGCCGCGGCTTAATTTGATGTTCATCCTTAACAGCAGACACCGCCCCTTGCGATAAAGCATCAATCATGCGCGGGCTAGTGCCCGAACAAATAACAAAATAATCTGCTAACAGAGAGATTTCCCGAATATCCAGGATAAGAATATTTTCTCCCTTTTTTTCTTCTAAAGCATCAACAATAGTATAGGCTAATTCTAAAGTATCCAATCACACCTCTTCAATTATCAAATATTAACAAAATAGTTGGGCACGGGCGATTATCCCAGCGGGGCAGAGAATAAACGTGTATAAACGGCGCCGCCAGCTTGTAAATCACTACGATAAAGATGCACAGCCGCAACCCGCGCCACCCCTAAAAAACCAATTTTCTTTGCACATAGCACATCGCCAATCTGGCGCACATCGCCCGGAGAAGCATTGCGTGATACGCGCCCCAAAGTAATATGCGGGGAAAACTCCCGCGTCTCGCGTGCATAGCCCACACGGGCTGTCAGCCGGTCAATACCACGTTGCAAAGCTTGCAATTCATCCGGAGCTTCAACCCCTACCCAAATTACGCGCGGCCGCCTCGGCTTTGGGAACGCTCCCACCCCACCCAGACTCAGCACCATCTCGCCGCGGTCTGCAGCCTCACTGCGCAGAATATCCGTTACCACTTCCAGATTATTGAGTGATACATCACCCAAAAACTTCAGCGTTACATGCATATGGCCTGCAGAAACCCAGCGGATCGGCACATCACCCATCGCTGCATTTAAATCTTGTCCAACCTGCGCCAGACGAGCCTGCAAATCCGGAGGCAAGTCAACTGCAATAAAAGCACGAACGACTGACATCAAAAATTTTCTACCTTAATTATCATCAGCGGTTGGGCTTGCTATCCCCGTCTAGAATATCTAGAACAGCTTTACTCAACTCCTGATACGTGACCGGTTTGGTCAGATATACCGACGCTCCGGCATCAAAACCCGCCT
Encoded here:
- the thpR gene encoding RNA 2',3'-cyclic phosphodiesterase, with the protein product MSVVRAFIAVDLPPDLQARLAQVGQDLNAAMGDVPIRWVSAGHMHVTLKFLGDVSLNNLEVVTDILRSEAADRGEMVLSLGGVGAFPKPRRPRVIWVGVEAPDELQALQRGIDRLTARVGYARETREFSPHITLGRVSRNASPGDVRQIGDVLCAKKIGFLGVARVAAVHLYRSDLQAGGAVYTRLFSAPLG
- the rsfS gene encoding ribosome silencing factor — protein: MDTLELAYTIVDALEEKKGENILILDIREISLLADYFVICSGTSPRMIDALSQGAVSAVKDEHQIKPRLEGSAHAGWILSDYGDVIVHLFSPDRREYYALEELWREARVVIQIQ